In Candidatus Cohnella colombiensis, one DNA window encodes the following:
- a CDS encoding small, acid-soluble spore protein, alpha/beta type, with protein sequence MSRRRRSTMSEEFKAEIAKDLGFYDIVQQEGWGGIRTKDAGNMVKRAIQIAEQAISKNPQA encoded by the coding sequence ATGAGCCGAAGAAGACGAAGCACGATGTCGGAGGAGTTCAAGGCAGAAATTGCAAAGGATCTTGGGTTTTATGATATTGTACAGCAGGAAGGCTGGGGTGGAATTCGCACGAAAGACGCAGGCAACATGGTAAAGCGAGCAATTCAAATTGCAGAACAAGCGATCTCCAAAAATCCACAAGCTTAA
- the ispE gene encoding 4-(cytidine 5'-diphospho)-2-C-methyl-D-erythritol kinase gives MKIYEKAPAKINLLLDVLRKRDDGFHEVEMIMTMVDLADRLEMEELPRDQIVLTSQVGFIPLDEKNLAFQAAKLIKERYSVKRGVYIHLDKQIPVAAGLAGGSSDAAATLKGLNRLWDLQLSTAELEKLGAELGSDVPFCVRGGTAIARGRGEQLESISSPPQCWVILAKPPINVSTADVYGKFRVSELKAHPSITNMRSAIERQSFSDICSTLGNVLETVTLDRYPEVRQVKDCMVKLGADGVLMSGSGPTVFGLVSKEAKVSKIYNGLRGFCKEVFVVRMLT, from the coding sequence ATGAAAATCTATGAGAAAGCACCAGCTAAGATTAATTTGCTGCTGGACGTATTACGCAAGCGTGATGATGGCTTTCATGAGGTAGAGATGATCATGACGATGGTCGACCTTGCCGATCGTCTTGAGATGGAGGAATTACCTCGTGATCAGATCGTACTTACGAGCCAGGTAGGATTTATCCCGCTGGATGAAAAGAACTTGGCCTTTCAAGCGGCTAAGCTTATTAAAGAGCGTTACAGCGTAAAGCGGGGCGTCTATATTCATCTGGATAAGCAGATTCCAGTAGCAGCCGGACTGGCAGGCGGGAGCAGCGATGCAGCAGCCACGCTTAAAGGCTTGAATCGTCTTTGGGATTTGCAGCTCAGCACAGCGGAGCTTGAGAAGTTAGGAGCGGAGCTTGGATCGGATGTGCCGTTCTGTGTTCGTGGAGGTACTGCGATCGCTAGAGGACGCGGTGAACAACTGGAGAGCATATCTTCACCGCCGCAATGCTGGGTCATCTTAGCGAAGCCACCGATTAACGTATCGACTGCAGATGTTTATGGTAAATTTCGTGTGAGTGAACTTAAAGCGCATCCTTCCATTACGAATATGCGATCGGCGATTGAACGCCAATCGTTCTCTGATATCTGTTCGACGTTAGGTAACGTGCTTGAAACAGTCACACTTGATCGATATCCAGAGGTTCGACAAGTGAAGGATTGTATGGTGAAGCTTGGAGCTGATGGTGTACTCATGTCAGGCAGCGGTCCGACTGTATTCGGTCTTGTTTCCAAGGAAGCGAAGGTTTCAAAAATATATAATGGACTCAGAGGCTTCTGCAAAGAGGTGTTCGTTGTAAGGATGCTTACATAA
- the purR gene encoding pur operon repressor produces the protein MKKLKRSARLVEMTQYLLARPHTLISLTAFADRYQSAKSSISEDLAIIKEVFADEGIGDLSTHAGAAGGVRFVPQCRKDVALQQIKSIISELQQPDRLLPGGYLYMTDLLGQPGMMQEVGRMFASAFADRNIDVIMTVETKGIPLAHATAAFLNLPVVIVRRDHKVTEGSAVSINYVSGSTKRIQTMSLARRALKEESRVLIIDDFMKAGGTIQGMVDLLHEFRAVVAGVGVFVESGEIEHEERLLQDYVSLARLTEVDLKSRHITIQPGNFFDLSESI, from the coding sequence GTGAAAAAGTTGAAGCGCAGCGCACGGCTCGTTGAAATGACACAATATTTATTAGCACGTCCACATACGTTGATTTCTTTGACCGCATTCGCAGATCGTTATCAATCTGCGAAATCCTCAATTAGCGAAGATTTGGCGATTATTAAAGAAGTGTTTGCTGATGAGGGAATCGGTGATCTAAGTACACATGCAGGTGCTGCTGGAGGCGTTCGTTTTGTGCCTCAGTGTCGGAAAGATGTTGCACTTCAACAAATCAAGTCCATTATAAGCGAGCTGCAGCAACCGGATCGATTGCTTCCCGGTGGCTACTTGTACATGACGGACTTGCTCGGACAGCCTGGCATGATGCAAGAGGTTGGCCGGATGTTCGCTTCTGCATTCGCAGATCGGAATATTGATGTCATTATGACGGTGGAGACCAAGGGGATTCCGCTTGCTCATGCGACAGCAGCATTTCTAAATCTGCCTGTCGTCATTGTGCGTAGAGATCATAAAGTGACAGAGGGTTCAGCTGTAAGCATTAATTACGTATCCGGCTCAACGAAGCGAATTCAGACCATGTCTTTAGCGCGTCGGGCGCTGAAGGAAGAATCTCGCGTACTTATCATCGATGACTTTATGAAAGCAGGGGGCACCATTCAAGGGATGGTAGATCTCCTTCATGAGTTTCGAGCTGTTGTCGCGGGTGTCGGTGTGTTCGTAGAGTCAGGAGAGATAGAGCACGAGGAACGATTGCTACAGGATTATGTATCGCTCGCACGGTTAACAGAAGTCGATTTGAAATCTCGGCACATTACGATTCAGCCTGGTAACTTTTTTGACTTGTCAGAGAGCATATAA
- a CDS encoding RidA family protein, with the protein MTLHIVSTDAAPAAIGPYAQAVRVGNLIYTSGQIPLTPAGDLVAGGIEEQTQQVLNNLKAVLAAEGSSLQDVVKTTVFLKDMNQFSIFNSVYASYFGEHTPARSTVEVARLPKDVLVEIEAIVTIPVETDKN; encoded by the coding sequence ATGACACTTCACATTGTATCTACAGACGCAGCTCCTGCCGCAATTGGTCCTTATGCACAAGCTGTCCGTGTAGGCAATCTAATCTATACGTCGGGACAAATTCCATTGACGCCTGCTGGCGACCTCGTTGCAGGTGGTATTGAAGAACAGACGCAGCAAGTGTTGAACAACTTGAAAGCTGTATTAGCGGCAGAGGGGTCCTCCCTTCAAGATGTTGTGAAGACAACGGTATTTTTGAAAGATATGAATCAGTTTTCAATCTTTAATTCGGTATATGCATCCTACTTTGGAGAGCATACTCCTGCCCGATCTACAGTAGAAGTGGCAAGGCTCCCCAAAGATGTTCTTGTCGAAATTGAAGCGATTGTCACGATTCCTGTCGAAACTGACAAGAACTAA
- the spoVG gene encoding septation regulator SpoVG produces the protein MQITDVRLRRVNSEGRMKAIASITIDNEFVVHDIRVIDGNNGMFVAMPSKRTPDGEFRDIAHPISSGTREKIQAAVLAEYERAAQDEEILVEEGAS, from the coding sequence GTGCAAATTACAGATGTGAGACTCCGTAGAGTGAATTCGGAGGGGCGCATGAAGGCTATTGCTTCGATTACAATCGATAACGAATTCGTTGTACACGATATTCGCGTGATTGATGGAAACAATGGCATGTTCGTGGCGATGCCTAGCAAGCGGACCCCAGATGGGGAATTCCGAGATATTGCTCATCCGATCTCTTCCGGTACGCGCGAGAAAATTCAAGCTGCTGTATTGGCTGAATATGAGCGTGCGGCTCAAGATGAAGAAATATTGGTAGAAGAAGGCGCTTCATAA
- the glmU gene encoding bifunctional UDP-N-acetylglucosamine diphosphorylase/glucosamine-1-phosphate N-acetyltransferase GlmU, with amino-acid sequence MKKLAIVLAAGQGKRMKSKLYKVLHQVCDKPMVSHALDSVREAGCERIVVVVGHGADAVQEVLGDSVEYALQAEQLGTGHAVSQAAPLLGEEEGVTIVTYGDTPLVDPDTIKLMMALHLEQSAAATVLTANVSDPTGLGRIIRGETGEVLRIVEQKDCTKEEATITEINTGTYCFDNRKLFSALREVKNDNSQGEYYATDVIGILRDQGERISAYMCEDPTEAIGVNDRLALGEAERVMRMRINANHQLNGVTLIDPEHTYIGANVQIGADTIIYPGTVLRGNTVVGTDCVIGPQSELRDTIVGSGSTVRQTVAENAVVGDECSVGPFAYLRPGTVLGRHVKIGDFVEIKNTIIGEHSKVPHLSYVGDAIVGTNVNIGCGAITANYDGFNKSKTEIGDNAFIGSNSNLIAPVKIGSGAYVVAGSTITQNVLDNDVAIARERQVNKPGYADKIRARARAKKDREKTDNNQ; translated from the coding sequence ATGAAGAAGCTTGCAATCGTGCTTGCGGCGGGTCAAGGAAAGCGAATGAAATCTAAGTTGTATAAGGTGCTGCACCAGGTGTGTGATAAGCCCATGGTGTCTCACGCTTTAGATAGCGTACGCGAAGCAGGATGCGAACGAATTGTTGTCGTTGTAGGGCACGGTGCGGATGCTGTTCAAGAGGTATTAGGAGATAGTGTAGAGTATGCGCTTCAAGCAGAGCAGCTAGGTACGGGTCATGCGGTCAGTCAGGCAGCACCTTTGCTCGGTGAAGAAGAGGGTGTAACGATTGTAACGTATGGAGATACGCCGCTCGTTGATCCCGATACAATCAAGCTGATGATGGCGTTGCATCTTGAGCAATCTGCAGCAGCAACGGTGTTGACTGCAAACGTAAGTGATCCAACAGGATTAGGACGTATTATTCGTGGTGAAACTGGAGAAGTGCTACGAATAGTAGAGCAGAAGGATTGTACCAAAGAGGAAGCAACAATTACAGAGATCAATACAGGTACTTACTGTTTCGATAATCGCAAGCTATTTTCAGCTCTGCGTGAAGTAAAGAACGATAACTCACAGGGTGAATATTACGCTACGGATGTCATTGGAATTTTACGTGACCAGGGAGAAAGAATTTCCGCATATATGTGTGAGGATCCCACTGAAGCGATTGGTGTGAATGACCGATTAGCACTTGGTGAAGCGGAGCGGGTTATGCGGATGCGCATTAATGCCAATCATCAATTAAATGGCGTAACACTAATTGACCCGGAGCATACCTATATCGGGGCTAATGTGCAAATTGGTGCAGATACGATTATTTATCCAGGTACGGTGCTTCGTGGCAACACTGTAGTCGGTACAGATTGCGTCATTGGTCCTCAGTCGGAGCTAAGGGATACGATTGTAGGTAGCGGTTCAACGGTTCGTCAGACGGTTGCAGAAAACGCAGTTGTTGGAGATGAGTGCAGTGTTGGACCGTTCGCCTATTTGCGACCAGGTACTGTTCTCGGACGTCATGTGAAAATTGGTGATTTCGTTGAAATTAAAAATACGATAATCGGCGAGCATAGTAAGGTGCCTCATCTAAGCTATGTAGGCGATGCAATCGTTGGCACGAATGTCAACATTGGCTGTGGTGCGATTACTGCCAATTATGATGGGTTCAATAAGTCGAAGACAGAGATTGGCGACAATGCCTTCATCGGCAGCAACAGCAACCTTATTGCTCCTGTAAAGATTGGTAGTGGGGCTTATGTTGTTGCGGGCTCGACAATTACACAAAATGTGCTTGATAATGACGTTGCTATCGCACGTGAACGTCAAGTCAATAAACCGGGATATGCAGATAAGATTCGTGCTCGTGCTCGAGCTAAGAAAGATAGAGAAAAAACAGATAACAATCAATAA
- a CDS encoding ribose-phosphate diphosphokinase: protein MAYPDNTLKIFSGSSNPRLAQSIASHIGVELGKSVVNRFSDGEIHVRLNESVRGSDVYVVQSTSDPVNEHLMELLVMVDALKRASAKTINVVIPYYGYGRQDRKARSRDPITAKLVANLIETAGTHRVIAMDLHAMQIQGFFDIPVDHLLGVPILGEYFQSKALDKPVVVSPDHGGVVRARRLADELQAPLAIIDKRRPEPNVVEVMNIIGDVSGRTAILIDDMIDTAGTISLAASALKKAGALEIYACCTHPVLSGQAMERLANAPIKEIVVTDTIHMREHCQLDKLKVLSVAPLMGEAIVRIHEQMSISKLFEPNV from the coding sequence ATGGCTTATCCGGATAATACTCTCAAGATTTTTTCAGGCAGCTCGAATCCACGGTTGGCACAATCGATTGCTAGTCATATTGGTGTGGAGCTCGGCAAGTCGGTCGTCAACCGATTTAGTGATGGTGAAATTCACGTGCGGTTGAACGAAAGTGTACGTGGTAGTGATGTATACGTGGTGCAATCGACGTCTGATCCGGTTAATGAGCACTTAATGGAGTTGCTGGTAATGGTAGATGCGCTGAAACGGGCTTCTGCCAAGACGATTAATGTCGTCATTCCCTATTATGGATATGGACGGCAAGACCGCAAAGCACGTTCGAGAGATCCGATAACAGCGAAGTTAGTTGCTAACCTGATTGAGACCGCTGGAACACACCGAGTCATTGCCATGGACTTGCACGCGATGCAAATTCAGGGCTTTTTCGATATTCCGGTCGATCATCTACTTGGAGTTCCGATTCTTGGTGAATATTTTCAAAGCAAAGCGCTTGATAAGCCTGTTGTCGTTTCCCCTGACCATGGTGGCGTTGTAAGAGCGCGAAGATTAGCGGATGAGTTGCAAGCTCCGCTTGCAATTATTGATAAGAGACGTCCCGAGCCGAATGTGGTGGAGGTGATGAACATTATCGGTGACGTATCTGGAAGAACGGCGATATTGATTGACGATATGATTGATACTGCGGGCACAATCTCTTTGGCGGCATCCGCTCTGAAGAAAGCGGGGGCGTTAGAAATTTATGCATGCTGCACACATCCAGTACTTTCTGGTCAAGCGATGGAGCGGCTTGCAAATGCACCGATTAAGGAAATCGTTGTGACGGATACGATCCATATGCGTGAGCATTGCCAATTGGATAAGCTAAAGGTACTATCCGTTGCACCGCTAATGGGCGAAGCAATTGTACGGATTCACGAGCAAATGTCGATTAGTAAGCTGTTTGAACCGAACGTTTAA
- a CDS encoding 50S ribosomal protein L25 — translation MNQTLQVEQREVMSQGALRQIRLAGKLPGVVYGKGLESPVTITLESKQVQALLRSNPHSVIEMDVPRIGKQTVMMAEIQRDSMSREVQHIDFKRIDMNEKIHTSVRIELQGKSIGEQEGGMIQIIMHELEIECYPKDIPDAIVADVSTLAVGDQLSVSDLKLPAGVASREEASTVIVSILAPQKALSEDEADAAADKAEEDRKHSEAAQAVDKK, via the coding sequence ATGAATCAGACTTTGCAGGTTGAGCAGAGGGAAGTAATGAGTCAGGGCGCGTTGCGTCAAATACGTTTAGCAGGGAAGCTACCGGGTGTTGTCTATGGAAAAGGCTTGGAATCACCAGTAACTATTACCTTGGAGTCGAAGCAGGTTCAAGCGTTGCTTCGAAGTAATCCACATTCAGTTATAGAGATGGATGTGCCGAGGATTGGCAAGCAGACCGTGATGATGGCTGAGATCCAAAGGGATTCGATGTCACGTGAAGTGCAACATATAGACTTCAAACGAATAGATATGAATGAGAAAATTCATACTTCTGTTCGTATTGAACTACAAGGCAAATCGATTGGCGAGCAGGAAGGCGGCATGATTCAGATCATCATGCACGAGCTTGAAATTGAATGTTACCCGAAGGATATTCCTGATGCGATTGTAGCCGATGTGAGTACACTTGCTGTGGGTGACCAACTATCGGTAAGTGATCTGAAGTTACCAGCGGGGGTGGCGTCGCGTGAGGAAGCAAGCACGGTGATCGTTTCGATCTTAGCGCCTCAGAAGGCACTCTCTGAAGATGAAGCGGATGCAGCGGCAGATAAAGCCGAAGAAGACCGCAAGCACTCAGAAGCGGCACAAGCAGTTGACAAGAAATAA
- the pth gene encoding aminoacyl-tRNA hydrolase, producing MKWIVGLGNPGSTYENTRHNAGFMVIDELARRYNADVSSKKCKGLVGEARINDEKVALLKPMTYMNLSGESLRAFMDFYKVKLEDCIVVYDDLDTEVGRIRLRYQGSAGGHNGIKSIIQHTGTQTFNRVRMGISRPEPGMVISDYVLSSFPKKERDALKQMIEEAADAIEHAITHPFEQTMAMYNAKH from the coding sequence ATGAAATGGATCGTCGGACTAGGAAACCCTGGTTCCACCTATGAAAATACACGCCACAATGCCGGATTTATGGTCATTGATGAGTTAGCGCGCAGATACAATGCAGATGTAAGCAGTAAAAAGTGTAAAGGGCTGGTTGGTGAGGCGAGAATTAACGATGAGAAGGTGGCTTTGCTAAAGCCGATGACCTACATGAATTTATCGGGAGAATCGCTTCGCGCATTTATGGATTTTTATAAGGTGAAGTTAGAGGATTGCATCGTCGTCTATGACGATCTCGATACAGAGGTCGGCCGAATCCGACTGCGCTATCAAGGGAGTGCGGGGGGACATAACGGCATTAAGTCGATCATCCAGCATACAGGGACACAGACGTTCAATCGCGTTCGAATGGGCATCTCTAGACCCGAGCCGGGTATGGTCATCTCAGACTACGTACTGTCTTCATTTCCTAAAAAAGAGCGTGATGCACTGAAGCAGATGATTGAAGAAGCAGCTGATGCGATTGAGCATGCGATTACGCATCCGTTCGAGCAGACGATGGCAATGTATAATGCCAAGCACTAA
- a CDS encoding anti-sigma-F factor Fin family protein translates to MAVKYVCRHCQMPLGTFDNADVSEFRLGLHSLTLDERKRIIAYNSNGDVTVRVICDYCNQTLDSNPELALLSNPLQ, encoded by the coding sequence ATGGCTGTAAAATACGTTTGTAGACATTGCCAGATGCCACTTGGAACGTTCGATAATGCGGATGTTTCAGAGTTTCGACTTGGTCTTCATTCCTTGACCCTCGATGAGCGAAAGCGTATAATAGCCTATAATTCCAACGGGGACGTGACCGTACGGGTAATATGCGATTATTGCAATCAGACATTGGACTCTAATCCAGAGCTGGCGTTGTTGTCCAATCCATTGCAATGA
- the mfd gene encoding transcription-repair coupling factor, with product MKPLLQALAVDPDLISVIGGLKGGIREQLVAGLSGSARQIGIAAMYRELQRPLLVITHNMFSAQKIADDLQESLSVEEVLLYPANELIAAETAISSPETSARRLDVLLKLAEGFRGVIVVPFAGVRRFQPDRNTMAGAHIQLQVGQTLRMEQFLRDMIGMGYERVDRVEQKGHLSVRGGIADYFPLASAHAYRIEWFDDEIDSIRTFDPTDQRSIDKLESCTVQPCREWIATERRFHNAAQHASELLEKQLERMNDRQAKERLQGEISREIELLRQCIYFDEIYKYISLLYPERQTLLDYIPKDTVLLMDEPSRLGETARQLERDESEWSMHLLQQGKSLPGFVLGIAAEQALYPKAYQTVYLSVFVRQIPHTQPQNIVNFVCRSMQSFHGQMNVLKAEMERWRKSGSHIVMLAGNTERADRMRRVLEDYQIEPPEILQGHLQNGFELPAIKLIVITEGEMFTQKQRKARRVDRHLDNAERIKSYTELKVGDYVVHQNHGIGKYLGIGTLEVGGIHKDYLHIVYAAGDRLSVPVEQFDLIQKYVGSEEKEPKVSKLGGADWNRVKSKVQSTVKDIADDLIKLYAERQATHGFGFGEDTSYQQEFEAMFPYDETTDQLRAIEEIKMDMQKPRPMDRLLCGDVGYGKTEVAIRAAFKAAIEGKQVAVLVPTTILAQQHYETFRERFSGYPFQIKVLSRFRTRKEQTETIKGLKAGTVDVLIGTHRLLSQDVVFKDLGLLVVDEEQRFGVTHKEKLKKLKTNVDVLTLTATPIPRTLHMSMLGVRDLSVIETPPENRFPVQTYVVEYSPTLVREAVERELAREGQVYYLFNRVQGIYQMAEQIRALVPNARVAVGHGQMSEQELERTILDFLDGEYDVLVSTSIIETGVDIPNVNTLLVHDADRMGLSQLYQLRGRVGRSNRIAYAYFTYQRDKVLTEVAEKRLQSIKEFTELGSGFKIAMRDLSIRGAGNLLGAEQHGFIASVGFDLYSQMLADEIQSRKLEIGGVALPPQQVNTQLDLSVDAYLPPDYIYDSIQKIEIYKKVAAAASLDDVSDLFEELVDRFGDPPKAVLNLLAVARLKVYGRRYGIESMMKRGDEVTLKIVERHQTDLDKNELSVIEQKFQGRISHAIVSKQLHIRCKVRGFDENAVLALLEEFLIQYEIVIKSKGELQNVAP from the coding sequence ATGAAGCCGCTTCTTCAAGCTTTGGCAGTCGATCCCGATTTAATTAGCGTTATCGGTGGTTTAAAGGGAGGAATTCGTGAGCAGCTCGTCGCGGGGTTGTCCGGTTCCGCTCGTCAGATCGGCATTGCTGCTATGTATCGAGAATTGCAAAGGCCTCTTCTCGTTATTACACATAATATGTTCTCGGCACAGAAGATCGCGGACGATCTACAAGAAAGTCTGTCCGTTGAAGAAGTGTTACTCTACCCAGCAAACGAGCTAATCGCAGCTGAAACCGCAATCTCGAGTCCGGAAACTTCCGCTCGTCGTCTAGATGTACTGCTCAAACTCGCTGAAGGCTTCCGCGGGGTCATTGTGGTGCCTTTCGCCGGTGTTCGGCGATTCCAACCCGACCGAAACACCATGGCAGGCGCGCATATTCAATTGCAGGTCGGTCAGACGCTACGGATGGAGCAATTTCTTCGCGACATGATTGGCATGGGTTACGAGCGTGTTGATCGGGTGGAGCAGAAGGGGCATTTGAGCGTACGTGGAGGGATAGCAGATTATTTTCCACTTGCGTCTGCTCATGCGTATCGTATTGAATGGTTTGATGATGAGATTGATTCCATTCGTACCTTTGACCCAACTGACCAACGATCCATTGATAAACTAGAGTCTTGTACAGTACAGCCTTGCCGTGAGTGGATTGCGACGGAAAGAAGATTTCACAATGCAGCACAGCATGCCTCTGAATTGCTAGAGAAGCAGCTAGAGCGGATGAATGATCGTCAAGCGAAAGAGCGATTGCAGGGGGAAATTTCGAGAGAAATTGAACTATTGCGTCAGTGTATCTATTTCGATGAAATATACAAATATATTTCTCTACTTTACCCAGAACGTCAAACACTGCTTGATTATATTCCTAAAGATACAGTTCTTCTTATGGATGAACCGAGCAGATTAGGTGAAACCGCACGTCAACTCGAACGAGATGAATCAGAATGGTCGATGCATCTGCTTCAGCAGGGCAAATCGTTGCCTGGCTTTGTGCTAGGAATTGCAGCGGAGCAGGCACTTTATCCGAAAGCCTATCAAACTGTCTATCTATCGGTATTCGTTCGCCAAATCCCGCACACGCAGCCGCAAAATATTGTAAACTTCGTCTGTCGTTCAATGCAAAGCTTCCACGGTCAGATGAATGTGCTCAAGGCCGAGATGGAACGCTGGCGCAAGAGTGGCAGCCATATTGTAATGCTCGCAGGCAATACGGAGCGGGCAGATCGGATGCGCCGCGTACTCGAAGACTATCAGATTGAACCCCCTGAGATTTTGCAAGGTCATTTGCAGAATGGCTTTGAGTTGCCTGCAATTAAGCTAATCGTCATAACGGAAGGCGAGATGTTTACTCAGAAGCAGCGCAAAGCTAGACGCGTTGACCGGCATTTGGATAATGCAGAGCGGATTAAGAGCTATACGGAATTGAAGGTGGGCGATTATGTTGTTCATCAAAATCATGGCATCGGAAAATATCTCGGCATTGGCACGCTTGAAGTCGGGGGTATTCATAAAGATTATTTGCATATCGTGTATGCTGCGGGTGATCGTCTATCCGTTCCGGTTGAACAATTCGATCTGATTCAGAAGTACGTCGGTTCTGAAGAGAAGGAGCCGAAGGTTAGCAAGCTAGGTGGCGCGGATTGGAACCGTGTGAAATCCAAAGTCCAAAGCACAGTTAAAGATATCGCTGATGACCTCATTAAGCTGTATGCCGAGCGTCAAGCGACACATGGCTTCGGATTTGGCGAAGATACAAGTTATCAACAAGAGTTCGAAGCGATGTTCCCCTATGATGAGACGACGGATCAGCTTCGTGCGATTGAGGAAATTAAGATGGATATGCAAAAGCCGCGTCCTATGGATCGGTTGCTTTGTGGAGATGTTGGTTACGGTAAGACAGAGGTTGCGATCCGAGCGGCGTTCAAGGCAGCGATTGAAGGCAAGCAGGTTGCTGTGCTTGTGCCTACGACGATTTTGGCGCAGCAGCATTATGAGACATTTCGCGAGCGATTTTCAGGCTATCCGTTCCAGATCAAGGTGCTTAGTCGGTTCCGTACGCGCAAAGAGCAGACAGAGACAATTAAGGGGCTAAAGGCTGGTACGGTCGACGTATTGATCGGAACGCATCGCCTCCTGTCGCAGGACGTTGTATTTAAAGATCTTGGTTTGCTCGTCGTCGATGAAGAGCAACGCTTCGGGGTTACACATAAGGAAAAGCTGAAGAAGTTAAAAACGAATGTAGACGTGCTGACGCTAACAGCGACACCGATTCCGCGTACGCTGCATATGTCGATGCTTGGGGTACGCGATCTGTCGGTCATTGAGACGCCACCGGAAAATCGTTTCCCAGTACAAACCTACGTCGTAGAATATAGTCCTACGCTTGTCCGAGAAGCGGTGGAGCGGGAGCTTGCGCGAGAAGGACAGGTTTATTATCTATTCAATCGCGTCCAAGGCATCTATCAGATGGCAGAGCAAATTCGTGCACTCGTTCCGAATGCGCGCGTCGCTGTTGGTCATGGGCAGATGTCGGAGCAGGAGCTTGAGCGGACGATTCTTGACTTCCTTGATGGGGAGTACGACGTGCTCGTAAGCACGAGCATTATCGAGACGGGTGTCGATATTCCGAACGTCAACACACTACTCGTCCACGATGCGGACCGGATGGGACTGTCCCAGCTTTATCAGCTTCGGGGGCGCGTTGGTCGTTCTAATCGAATTGCCTATGCTTATTTTACGTACCAGAGAGATAAAGTGCTGACAGAGGTTGCGGAGAAAAGATTGCAATCGATTAAGGAGTTCACCGAGCTTGGCTCGGGCTTTAAGATTGCGATGCGTGACTTATCGATTCGCGGTGCCGGTAATCTTCTCGGTGCGGAGCAGCATGGCTTCATCGCTTCGGTGGGCTTCGACCTCTATTCACAGATGCTCGCGGATGAAATTCAAAGTCGTAAGCTAGAAATCGGTGGAGTTGCATTGCCTCCTCAACAAGTCAATACACAGCTTGATCTTAGTGTGGATGCGTATTTGCCACCAGATTATATCTATGACAGCATTCAGAAAATTGAAATTTATAAAAAGGTTGCTGCCGCAGCTTCTCTGGATGATGTGAGTGATCTGTTCGAGGAGCTTGTTGATCGATTTGGCGATCCACCAAAGGCAGTGCTCAATTTGCTCGCCGTCGCCAGATTGAAGGTGTATGGTCGTCGCTATGGCATTGAGTCGATGATGAAGCGTGGGGATGAAGTTACGCTCAAGATTGTTGAACGCCATCAAACAGATTTGGATAAGAACGAGCTTAGTGTTATCGAACAGAAATTCCAAGGTCGGATAAGCCATGCGATCGTGTCGAAGCAGCTGCATATTCGTTGTAAAGTACGGGGATTTGATGAAAATGCAGTATTGGCATTGTTGGAGGAGTTTCTGATACAATATGAAATAGTTATCAAATCGAAGGGAGAATTGCAGAATGTTGCACCATAA